One genomic window of Candidatus Pseudobacter hemicellulosilyticus includes the following:
- a CDS encoding PKD domain-containing protein, translating to MKSKKPNHLLSFCWRSGAAFLLYFLATCPTLYAQLKANFTIDKTGGCSPLTVSFTNTSTGASPTATWHWDLGNGNQASTRDAGAIYTQEQEYTITLTVTDGQETSTFSRQLTVYQRPAADFSVSKARVCLPDPAVFTGSSAAGSGAITSYYWDFGDGNTQKSTTPVQSHQYVQDNIYSVSLTVTNSYGCHHSIQKQQVVEARVGINALFAATKEVLCQPGDPVSFPNLSSGPGPLIYSWDFGDGQQSNTESPTHVYGQKGTYTVNLTASNAYGCTSSAPSVEVNVANYSTDFSVPSPICTQTLTQFASLSNPIPDPYTSSWEIDGSLYTYGNTAQYPFYTPGTHTVSLTNTFGSCTQTTTKQVIVQPEPDIRPFSTTLNGSCGAPVTVNFKDNTTDAVSWKWQLTGNANGPGSTLQQPAYTYTSNGLWVVQLTVSNAIGCSAELVQTVNIQPPTVSISYSSSSSTNGLRSCGPLTVQFTSSNSEPIAQYQWDFGDGGTAGTANPQHTFSIAGKYQVKMSYTTVSGCTGTVYLNGIAVSKVPKLDFTASATEVCGDQPVVFTLQPNDASVTLFTWDMGEWPIVSTPGPSNSQLFRYHEAGYKTIKLTAKNENCDTIITKTNYIRVLPPEPIISQQLNTCDGTRGELTLTHSSIGANTVTWDFGDGQSQSTPATTLTVKHTYARTGTYTIKLTAVKDQCSVSTSTMADVLLKQQPRLTSNQTVVCKDGVFSFVLSNLENNPRPQYSWQEMYYYSGREYGDNSQHMGPVTPGYIEKYKVPVNGQLQYLDEKQDKIRFILTSNIFGCQDTTNYIPFTVQGVNAGFEVVKDKQCYQQAVEFRDTSKSIGSTITSISWDFGDGSTATGAGAIQHTYSNPGRSYVRLTATDGSGCNSATAYYGQAVEVYGPKAAFTSSATSVQLNGTVRFTNNSKTYNNIGTLYEWNFGDGSTASTYDAIHQYRAAGIYTVVLKATDPNTGCESFAPPVAITVAPFSTAFTVTTTAITGKNCAPVLASFRNNSTGFAAVSWDFGDGITSHVVNPSHIYEKAGKYMVTLTVYDGLGFPAQHQQEVVISMPEAVLQTVAAEGCIGHSPTLNAIGEKTSSYTWDLGDGRVLQSPDSTAQFSYTAPGEYRPSVLLSDGSGCIASATAADKVIIHPDPVVSISPAQPGICLGASTPLLASGGATYQWTPATGLSDAGIANPLASPRINTTYTVKAKDALGCTGSSKVTVQVVQPVALQLPATARVCAGNELTLQASGADQYSWIFDTDGLSAIDIPNPIAKPQQSITYTLKGSDTYGCFNDTARIAITVLPVPTVYAGTDQEVFAGNTFPLQPVYSSDVTRWAWEPAQYLSCSNCPAPVVTPLASKAYALTVYNQHNCKATDTVLVTLLCAENRIAIPNVFSPNNDGVNDTWTIKGISEVKHVVLFNRYGQKVFERSQFIAGSANGSWDGNFNGYPQPPGSYVYIVELQCPGGGVFTKKGSLVLVR from the coding sequence GATGCCGGCGCCATTTATACCCAAGAGCAGGAATATACTATTACGCTGACAGTCACCGATGGCCAGGAGACCTCCACTTTTTCCCGGCAGCTGACCGTATACCAGCGACCGGCCGCCGATTTCAGCGTCAGCAAGGCAAGGGTATGCCTGCCTGACCCCGCCGTGTTTACCGGCAGTTCCGCCGCCGGCAGTGGCGCTATCACCAGCTATTACTGGGACTTTGGCGATGGCAACACACAGAAAAGTACCACACCGGTGCAATCACACCAGTACGTACAGGATAATATTTATTCTGTCAGTCTCACCGTCACCAACAGTTATGGCTGTCACCATTCCATCCAGAAACAGCAGGTAGTGGAAGCCCGTGTTGGCATTAACGCCCTGTTTGCCGCCACTAAAGAGGTACTCTGCCAGCCAGGTGATCCGGTTTCTTTTCCCAATCTCAGCAGTGGACCAGGGCCCCTGATCTATTCCTGGGACTTTGGCGATGGCCAGCAATCCAATACCGAGTCGCCCACGCATGTGTACGGTCAAAAAGGGACCTATACCGTTAACCTGACCGCCAGCAATGCATACGGCTGTACCTCCAGCGCTCCCTCCGTTGAGGTGAATGTGGCCAACTACAGCACTGATTTTTCTGTGCCTTCGCCGATCTGTACGCAGACATTGACCCAATTTGCCAGCCTCAGCAACCCAATACCTGATCCCTACACCAGCAGCTGGGAAATAGACGGCAGCCTTTATACTTACGGCAATACAGCCCAATACCCTTTTTATACCCCGGGCACGCATACGGTTTCCCTGACCAATACTTTCGGCAGCTGTACACAGACAACCACAAAACAGGTGATTGTTCAACCGGAGCCTGATATCAGGCCCTTCTCCACCACCCTTAACGGCAGCTGCGGCGCACCGGTTACTGTTAACTTCAAAGACAATACAACGGATGCCGTAAGCTGGAAATGGCAGTTAACCGGCAATGCCAATGGCCCGGGCTCTACCCTCCAGCAACCGGCCTATACCTATACATCCAACGGCCTGTGGGTTGTGCAGCTTACAGTCAGCAATGCCATCGGCTGCAGCGCCGAGCTGGTGCAAACAGTGAATATCCAGCCACCTACCGTCAGCATCAGCTACAGCAGCTCTTCCAGTACCAATGGATTGCGCTCCTGTGGTCCTCTCACCGTCCAGTTTACCAGCAGCAACTCTGAGCCCATTGCCCAATACCAATGGGATTTTGGTGACGGCGGGACCGCCGGCACGGCAAATCCCCAGCACACTTTTTCTATTGCCGGCAAATACCAGGTGAAGATGAGCTATACTACGGTCAGCGGCTGTACCGGCACCGTATACCTGAATGGTATTGCTGTCAGCAAGGTGCCCAAACTGGATTTCACCGCTTCCGCAACGGAAGTATGTGGTGACCAGCCCGTGGTATTTACGCTGCAGCCCAATGATGCCAGTGTGACCCTTTTCACCTGGGATATGGGCGAGTGGCCGATCGTCAGCACGCCCGGCCCCAGCAACAGTCAGCTCTTTCGCTACCATGAAGCAGGCTACAAGACCATTAAGCTGACGGCGAAGAATGAGAACTGTGATACCATTATCACCAAAACAAATTATATCAGGGTGCTGCCGCCGGAGCCCATCATCAGCCAGCAGCTCAATACCTGCGACGGGACCCGGGGTGAACTGACTTTGACCCATTCTTCCATTGGCGCCAATACGGTTACCTGGGATTTTGGCGACGGGCAGAGCCAGTCTACCCCGGCCACTACCCTGACAGTAAAACATACCTATGCCCGTACAGGAACCTATACCATCAAGCTTACAGCTGTCAAGGACCAGTGTTCAGTCAGCACTTCCACTATGGCGGACGTTCTGCTGAAACAGCAGCCCAGGCTGACCAGCAACCAGACGGTGGTGTGCAAGGATGGCGTGTTCTCTTTTGTACTCAGCAACCTGGAAAACAATCCCCGCCCGCAGTACAGCTGGCAGGAGATGTATTATTATTCCGGAAGGGAATATGGCGATAACTCCCAGCATATGGGACCAGTGACGCCGGGGTATATAGAAAAGTACAAAGTGCCGGTCAACGGTCAGCTGCAATACCTGGATGAAAAGCAGGACAAGATCCGCTTTATCCTTACTTCCAATATATTTGGCTGCCAGGATACCACCAATTATATCCCTTTCACCGTACAGGGCGTTAATGCCGGCTTTGAAGTAGTGAAAGACAAACAATGTTACCAGCAGGCCGTGGAATTCCGGGATACTTCCAAAAGCATCGGCAGCACCATCACCAGCATCAGCTGGGACTTTGGCGATGGCTCCACTGCAACAGGGGCCGGCGCTATACAACATACTTACAGCAATCCAGGCAGGTCCTATGTCCGGCTGACCGCCACAGATGGATCCGGCTGTAACAGCGCAACAGCTTACTATGGCCAGGCGGTGGAAGTCTACGGCCCTAAAGCAGCATTTACCAGCTCCGCCACCTCCGTGCAGCTGAACGGCACCGTTCGCTTCACTAACAACAGTAAAACCTATAACAATATTGGTACCCTTTATGAATGGAATTTTGGAGATGGCAGCACTGCCAGCACCTATGATGCCATTCATCAATACCGGGCTGCAGGCATCTATACTGTTGTCCTGAAAGCCACTGACCCCAATACCGGCTGTGAGTCCTTTGCTCCCCCGGTAGCTATTACTGTCGCCCCTTTCAGTACGGCCTTCACGGTCACCACTACGGCCATTACCGGGAAGAACTGTGCGCCCGTGCTGGCCAGCTTCCGGAATAATTCCACCGGCTTTGCTGCTGTCAGCTGGGATTTTGGCGATGGTATTACTTCCCATGTAGTCAATCCCTCACATATATACGAAAAAGCGGGAAAATACATGGTCACGCTCACTGTTTATGACGGGCTTGGCTTTCCCGCCCAGCACCAGCAGGAAGTAGTGATCAGTATGCCCGAGGCTGTCCTGCAAACCGTAGCGGCTGAAGGCTGTATCGGCCATAGTCCCACCCTGAATGCCATTGGTGAAAAAACCAGCTCCTATACCTGGGATCTGGGAGATGGGCGGGTGCTTCAATCTCCGGATTCTACCGCTCAATTCAGCTATACCGCTCCCGGAGAGTACCGGCCTTCTGTGCTGCTGAGTGATGGCAGCGGCTGTATTGCTTCTGCCACCGCTGCTGATAAGGTCATTATCCACCCTGATCCCGTGGTCAGCATTTCTCCGGCACAACCCGGCATCTGCCTGGGCGCTTCCACGCCCCTGCTGGCCAGCGGTGGCGCCACCTACCAATGGACACCCGCCACCGGGCTCAGCGATGCCGGCATTGCCAACCCGCTGGCTTCGCCCAGGATCAATACCACCTATACCGTAAAAGCCAAGGATGCCCTGGGCTGTACCGGCTCCAGCAAGGTCACTGTCCAGGTAGTGCAGCCCGTAGCCCTTCAGTTGCCGGCCACAGCCAGGGTCTGTGCAGGCAATGAGCTGACCCTCCAGGCCAGCGGCGCCGATCAGTACAGCTGGATCTTTGATACCGACGGACTGAGCGCCATTGATATTCCCAACCCCATAGCAAAGCCACAGCAATCCATAACGTATACACTCAAAGGCTCCGATACCTACGGCTGCTTCAACGATACAGCCCGTATTGCCATTACCGTACTGCCGGTACCCACTGTTTATGCCGGGACCGACCAGGAAGTATTTGCCGGCAATACTTTTCCCCTGCAACCTGTTTACAGCAGCGATGTCACCCGTTGGGCCTGGGAACCTGCACAGTACCTGAGTTGCAGCAATTGCCCCGCTCCTGTTGTTACGCCGCTGGCCAGCAAAGCTTATGCACTGACGGTCTACAATCAGCATAACTGCAAGGCTACAGACACGGTGCTGGTCACCCTGCTCTGCGCAGAGAACAGGATCGCTATTCCCAATGTCTTCAGCCCCAACAATGACGGGGTCAATGATACCTGGACCATCAAGGGCATCTCAGAAGTAAAAC